From Vigna radiata var. radiata cultivar VC1973A unplaced genomic scaffold, Vradiata_ver6 scaffold_184, whole genome shotgun sequence, the proteins below share one genomic window:
- the LOC106778851 gene encoding putative transcription elongation factor SPT5 homolog 1 isoform X2, whose translation MSHRGMDRDDDDDDYMEDEQVADFDEEDDRRGRGGGSRKRRRSGFIDDDAEEVDEDDEEEDDDDEDFDARGGRRRQYKKVSASNFFDEEAVVDSDEEEEEEEGEDDFIVEGGADLPEEDDGRRMRNRRMLPHHQEDHEDLEAVARSIQERYGRRLTDYDEETTDVEQQALLPSVRDPKLWMVKCAIGRERETAVCLMQKYIDRGSELQIRSAIALDHLKNYIYVEADKEAHVREACKGLRNIFGQKITLVPIREMTDVLSVESKAIDLARDTWVRMKIGTYKGDLAKVVDVDNVRQRVTVKLIPRIDLQALANKLEGREVVKKKAFVPPPRFMNVDEARELHIRVEHRRDPYGERFDAIGGMMFKDGFLYKTVSIKSISAQNIKPTFDELEKFRKPGESGDGDVSSLSTLFANRKKGHFMKGDAIIVIKGDLKNLKGKVEKVDEDNVHIRPEMEGLPKTIAINEKELCKYFEPGNHVKVVSGAQEGATGMVVKVEQHVLILISDTTKEHIRVFADDVVESSEVTTGVTRIGDYELRDLVLLDNMSFGVIIRVESEAFQGKQGPVEHIYRGILFIFDRHHLEHAGFICAKAQSCVVVGGSRSSGDRNGDAYSRFPTLRSPSRIPPSPRRFPRGGPMDSGGRHRGGRGRGHDGLAGTTVKVRQGPYKGYRGRVIDDKGTSVRVELESQMKVVTVDRNHISDNVAITPYRDTSRYGMGSETPMHPSRTPLHPYMTPMRDPGATPIHDGMRTPMRDRAWNPYTPMSPPRDNWEDGNPGSWGASPQYQPGSPPSRPYEAPTPGAGWASTPGGNYSEAGTPRDSSAYANAPSPYLPSTPGGQPMTPSSASYLPGTPGGQPMTPGTGGMDMMSPVLGGDNEGPWFIPDILVNVHRAGDESVGVIREVLPDGSYKVALGSSGNGETITALPNEMEAVVPRKSDKIKIMGGALRGATGKLIGVDGTDGIVKVDDTLDVKILDLVILAKLAQP comes from the exons ATGAGTCACCGGGGAATGGACCGCGACGACGACGATGACGATTACATGGAAGACGAGCAGGTCGCAGACTTCGACGAGGAGGATGACCGCCGGGGGCGTGGTGGCGGCAGCAGGAAGCGCAGAAGATCTGGTTTCATTGACGATGACGCTGAGGAGGtagatgaggatgatgaggaggaggatgatgatgatgaggatttcGATGCCCGAGGCGGTCGCAGGCGCCAGTACAAAAAGGTTTCCGCTTCTAATTTTTTTGATGAGGAGGCCGTGGTGGATAGCgatgaggaagaggaagaggaagagggcGAAGACg ACTTCATTGTTGAGGGTGGAGCCGATCTACCAGAAGAAGATGATGGGAGAAGGATGCGGAATAGGCGAATGCTGCCACATCACCAAGAAGATCATGAAGATCTTGAAGCTGTGGCCAGAAGCATCCAGGAACGTTATGGAAGGCGCCTAACGGATTATGATGAAGAAACGACAGATGTAGAACAACAAGCTCTTTTGCCGTCTGTGAGAGATCCAAAGCTTTGGATGGTCAAATGTGCA ATTGGTCGCGAAAGAGAAACAGCCGTTTGCCTCATGCAAAAGTACATAGATAGAGGATCTGAATTGCAAATAAGATCAGCTATTGCTCTTGATCATCTCAAAAACTATATATACGTGGAAGCAGATAAAGAAGCCCATGTCAGAGAG GCTTGCAAAGGTCTACGCAATATATTTGGCCAAAAAATAACTCTTGTCCCAATCAGAGAAATGACTGATGTTCTGTCAGTTGAAAGCAAAGCAATTGATCTTGCTAGAGATACTTGGGTTAGAATGAAGATCGGGACATATAAAGGGGACCTTGCCAAA GTAGTGGATGTTGATAATGTGAGGCAGAGGGTTACTGTCAAATTAATTCCAAGGATAGACCTGCAGGCTCTTGCAAATAAATTG GAAGGTAGGGAGGTTGTGAAAAAGAAGGCTTTTGTTCCTCCCCCTCGATTTATGAATGTTGATGAAGCAAG GGAACTTCATATCCGTGTGGAGCATAGACGTGACCCATATGGTGAACGTTTTGATGCAATTGGGGGCATGATGTTCAAAGATGGTTTCCTATACAAAACTGTTTCAATAAAATCCATAAGTGCTCAGAACATCAAACCTACTTTTGATGAGTTGGAAAAATTCCGGAAACCGGGTGAGAGTGGAGATGGTGACGTGTCTAGTCTTTCAACTTTGTTTGCAAACAGAAAGAAAGGGCACTTTATGAAAGGTGATGCCATCATTGTCATTAAGGGTGATTTAAAAAATCTCAAGGGGAAGGTGGAGAAGGTAGATGAAGATAATGTTCATATAAGACCAGAAATGGAGGGCCTCCCA aaaactatcgctataaatgaaaaagagctttgtaaatattttgaacCGGGAAACCACGTTAAAGTTGTTTCTGGCGCTCAAGAAGGTGCTACGGGCATGGTTGTGAAGGTCGAGCAGcatgttttgattttaatatctGATACAACAAAAGAGCAT ATTCGTGTCTTTGCGGATGATGTTGTAGAAAGTTCAGAAGTAACGACTGGAGTTACTAGAATTGGGGACTATGAACTCCGTGATCTTGTATTGCTTGA TAATATGAGCTTTGGTGTCATAATACGTGTAGAAAGCGAAGCATTTCAG GGGAAACAAGGTCCTGTGGAACACATATATAGAGGAATCTTGTTCATCTTTGATCGCCATCATCTTGAACATGCAGGCTTTATATGTGCTAAGGCCCAATCATGTGTGGTAGTGGGGGGTTCACGCTCCAGTGGTGACAGAAAT GGTGATGCCTACTCAAGATTTCCCACACTTAGAAGCCCAAGTCGTATTCCACCATCCCCAAGGAGGTTTCCTCGTGGAGGGCCAATGGATT CTGGAGGGAGACATAGGGGTGGGCGTGGGCGCGGGCATGACGGTTTGGCAGGTACAACTGTTAAAGTGCGTCAGGGTCCATATAAAGGTTATCGTGGGCGTGTTATAGATGATAAAGGCACATCAGTTCGTGTTGAGCTTGAATCTCAAATGAAGGTTGTAACAG TTGACCGCAACCATATATCTGACAATGTGGCTATAACTCCATATCG TGATACATCTCGCTATGGAATGGGAAGTGAAACCCCAATGCACCCTTCTCGGACTCCCCTACACCCATATATGACTCCAATGAGAGATCCTGGAg CAACACCTATTCATGATGGAATGAGGACGCCTATGCGTGACCGAGCATGGAATCCATATACTCCAATGAGTCCTCCAAG ggACAACTGGGAAGATGGAAATCCAGGCTCTTGGGGAGCAAGTCCACAGTATCAG CCTGGAAGCCCTCCATCACGACCATATGAAGCCCCGACTCCTGGTGCTGGTTGGGCTAGCACACCCGGTGGAAATTATAGTGAAGCTGGAACGCCTCGGGACAGTTCTGCCTATG CTAATGCTCCAAGCCCGTATTTACCATCAACACCTGGTGGGCAGCCTATGACACCAAGTTCAGCATCTTATCTTCCGGGCACGCCTGGAGGACAGCCTATGACTCCAGGCACAGGTGGTATGGACATGATGTCTCCAGTTTTAG GTGGGGACAATGAAGGCCCATGGTTTATACCAGATATATTAGTCAATGTACACAGGGCCGGAGACGAATCTGTTGGAGTTATAAGAGAGGTTCTTCCG gATGGCTCGTACAAGGTAGCTCTTGGATCTAGTGGTAATGGTGAAACGATTACCGCCCTTCCGAATGAAATGGAGGCTGTGGTACCAAGAAAATCAGACAAAATAAAGATTATGGGTGGGGCATTGCGTGGTGCCACTGGCAAGTTGATTGGTGTAGATGGTACTGATGGAATTGTAAAGGTAGATGACACGTTGGATGTCAAGATTTTAGACTTGGTTATTTTGGCAAAATTAGCTCAACCATGA
- the LOC106778851 gene encoding putative transcription elongation factor SPT5 homolog 1 isoform X1, whose translation MSHRGMDRDDDDDDYMEDEQVADFDEEDDRRGRGGGSRKRRRSGFIDDDAEEVDEDDEEEDDDDEDFDARGGRRRQYKKVSASNFFDEEAVVDSDEEEEEEEGEDDFIVEGGADLPEEDDGRRMRNRRMLPHHQEDHEDLEAVARSIQERYGRRLTDYDEETTDVEQQALLPSVRDPKLWMVKCAIGRERETAVCLMQKYIDRGSELQIRSAIALDHLKNYIYVEADKEAHVREACKGLRNIFGQKITLVPIREMTDVLSVESKAIDLARDTWVRMKIGTYKGDLAKVVDVDNVRQRVTVKLIPRIDLQALANKLEGREVVKKKAFVPPPRFMNVDEARELHIRVEHRRDPYGERFDAIGGMMFKDGFLYKTVSIKSISAQNIKPTFDELEKFRKPGESGDGDVSSLSTLFANRKKGHFMKGDAIIVIKGDLKNLKGKVEKVDEDNVHIRPEMEGLPKTIAINEKELCKYFEPGNHVKVVSGAQEGATGMVVKVEQHVLILISDTTKEHIRVFADDVVESSEVTTGVTRIGDYELRDLVLLDNMSFGVIIRVESEAFQVLKGIPDRHEVVLVKLREIKCKIDKKISVQDRYKNTVSSKDVVRIVDGSSKGKQGPVEHIYRGILFIFDRHHLEHAGFICAKAQSCVVVGGSRSSGDRNGDAYSRFPTLRSPSRIPPSPRRFPRGGPMDSGGRHRGGRGRGHDGLAGTTVKVRQGPYKGYRGRVIDDKGTSVRVELESQMKVVTVDRNHISDNVAITPYRDTSRYGMGSETPMHPSRTPLHPYMTPMRDPGATPIHDGMRTPMRDRAWNPYTPMSPPRDNWEDGNPGSWGASPQYQPGSPPSRPYEAPTPGAGWASTPGGNYSEAGTPRDSSAYANAPSPYLPSTPGGQPMTPSSASYLPGTPGGQPMTPGTGGMDMMSPVLGGDNEGPWFIPDILVNVHRAGDESVGVIREVLPDGSYKVALGSSGNGETITALPNEMEAVVPRKSDKIKIMGGALRGATGKLIGVDGTDGIVKVDDTLDVKILDLVILAKLAQP comes from the exons ATGAGTCACCGGGGAATGGACCGCGACGACGACGATGACGATTACATGGAAGACGAGCAGGTCGCAGACTTCGACGAGGAGGATGACCGCCGGGGGCGTGGTGGCGGCAGCAGGAAGCGCAGAAGATCTGGTTTCATTGACGATGACGCTGAGGAGGtagatgaggatgatgaggaggaggatgatgatgatgaggatttcGATGCCCGAGGCGGTCGCAGGCGCCAGTACAAAAAGGTTTCCGCTTCTAATTTTTTTGATGAGGAGGCCGTGGTGGATAGCgatgaggaagaggaagaggaagagggcGAAGACg ACTTCATTGTTGAGGGTGGAGCCGATCTACCAGAAGAAGATGATGGGAGAAGGATGCGGAATAGGCGAATGCTGCCACATCACCAAGAAGATCATGAAGATCTTGAAGCTGTGGCCAGAAGCATCCAGGAACGTTATGGAAGGCGCCTAACGGATTATGATGAAGAAACGACAGATGTAGAACAACAAGCTCTTTTGCCGTCTGTGAGAGATCCAAAGCTTTGGATGGTCAAATGTGCA ATTGGTCGCGAAAGAGAAACAGCCGTTTGCCTCATGCAAAAGTACATAGATAGAGGATCTGAATTGCAAATAAGATCAGCTATTGCTCTTGATCATCTCAAAAACTATATATACGTGGAAGCAGATAAAGAAGCCCATGTCAGAGAG GCTTGCAAAGGTCTACGCAATATATTTGGCCAAAAAATAACTCTTGTCCCAATCAGAGAAATGACTGATGTTCTGTCAGTTGAAAGCAAAGCAATTGATCTTGCTAGAGATACTTGGGTTAGAATGAAGATCGGGACATATAAAGGGGACCTTGCCAAA GTAGTGGATGTTGATAATGTGAGGCAGAGGGTTACTGTCAAATTAATTCCAAGGATAGACCTGCAGGCTCTTGCAAATAAATTG GAAGGTAGGGAGGTTGTGAAAAAGAAGGCTTTTGTTCCTCCCCCTCGATTTATGAATGTTGATGAAGCAAG GGAACTTCATATCCGTGTGGAGCATAGACGTGACCCATATGGTGAACGTTTTGATGCAATTGGGGGCATGATGTTCAAAGATGGTTTCCTATACAAAACTGTTTCAATAAAATCCATAAGTGCTCAGAACATCAAACCTACTTTTGATGAGTTGGAAAAATTCCGGAAACCGGGTGAGAGTGGAGATGGTGACGTGTCTAGTCTTTCAACTTTGTTTGCAAACAGAAAGAAAGGGCACTTTATGAAAGGTGATGCCATCATTGTCATTAAGGGTGATTTAAAAAATCTCAAGGGGAAGGTGGAGAAGGTAGATGAAGATAATGTTCATATAAGACCAGAAATGGAGGGCCTCCCA aaaactatcgctataaatgaaaaagagctttgtaaatattttgaacCGGGAAACCACGTTAAAGTTGTTTCTGGCGCTCAAGAAGGTGCTACGGGCATGGTTGTGAAGGTCGAGCAGcatgttttgattttaatatctGATACAACAAAAGAGCAT ATTCGTGTCTTTGCGGATGATGTTGTAGAAAGTTCAGAAGTAACGACTGGAGTTACTAGAATTGGGGACTATGAACTCCGTGATCTTGTATTGCTTGA TAATATGAGCTTTGGTGTCATAATACGTGTAGAAAGCGAAGCATTTCAG GTTCTAAAGGGGATTCCTGACAGACACGAAGTTGTGCTGGTTAAATTAAGAGAGATCAAATGTAAGATAGATAAGAAAATAAGTGTGCAAGATAGGTATAAGAATACAGTTTCATCAAAGGATGTTGTCCGGATTGTTGATGGTTCCAGTAAA GGGAAACAAGGTCCTGTGGAACACATATATAGAGGAATCTTGTTCATCTTTGATCGCCATCATCTTGAACATGCAGGCTTTATATGTGCTAAGGCCCAATCATGTGTGGTAGTGGGGGGTTCACGCTCCAGTGGTGACAGAAAT GGTGATGCCTACTCAAGATTTCCCACACTTAGAAGCCCAAGTCGTATTCCACCATCCCCAAGGAGGTTTCCTCGTGGAGGGCCAATGGATT CTGGAGGGAGACATAGGGGTGGGCGTGGGCGCGGGCATGACGGTTTGGCAGGTACAACTGTTAAAGTGCGTCAGGGTCCATATAAAGGTTATCGTGGGCGTGTTATAGATGATAAAGGCACATCAGTTCGTGTTGAGCTTGAATCTCAAATGAAGGTTGTAACAG TTGACCGCAACCATATATCTGACAATGTGGCTATAACTCCATATCG TGATACATCTCGCTATGGAATGGGAAGTGAAACCCCAATGCACCCTTCTCGGACTCCCCTACACCCATATATGACTCCAATGAGAGATCCTGGAg CAACACCTATTCATGATGGAATGAGGACGCCTATGCGTGACCGAGCATGGAATCCATATACTCCAATGAGTCCTCCAAG ggACAACTGGGAAGATGGAAATCCAGGCTCTTGGGGAGCAAGTCCACAGTATCAG CCTGGAAGCCCTCCATCACGACCATATGAAGCCCCGACTCCTGGTGCTGGTTGGGCTAGCACACCCGGTGGAAATTATAGTGAAGCTGGAACGCCTCGGGACAGTTCTGCCTATG CTAATGCTCCAAGCCCGTATTTACCATCAACACCTGGTGGGCAGCCTATGACACCAAGTTCAGCATCTTATCTTCCGGGCACGCCTGGAGGACAGCCTATGACTCCAGGCACAGGTGGTATGGACATGATGTCTCCAGTTTTAG GTGGGGACAATGAAGGCCCATGGTTTATACCAGATATATTAGTCAATGTACACAGGGCCGGAGACGAATCTGTTGGAGTTATAAGAGAGGTTCTTCCG gATGGCTCGTACAAGGTAGCTCTTGGATCTAGTGGTAATGGTGAAACGATTACCGCCCTTCCGAATGAAATGGAGGCTGTGGTACCAAGAAAATCAGACAAAATAAAGATTATGGGTGGGGCATTGCGTGGTGCCACTGGCAAGTTGATTGGTGTAGATGGTACTGATGGAATTGTAAAGGTAGATGACACGTTGGATGTCAAGATTTTAGACTTGGTTATTTTGGCAAAATTAGCTCAACCATGA